A part of Brassica rapa cultivar Chiifu-401-42 chromosome A05, CAAS_Brap_v3.01, whole genome shotgun sequence genomic DNA contains:
- the LOC117134447 gene encoding uncharacterized protein LOC117134447 — MDVSQVEPRDYPPRLYPSNLEGKDINHNFRAGHFPHIKETIGLDVWEELVNSPIGVVARLLSRESIWSGRTVHYLLCRQLRVHKKEIWSVVADDVIRFSLLEFGEITGLNTGPLPTESFEPDQYKEFWEELKVPLGMGPKYDELKAALEFCPGWSFEKRKWLGMLFLQAMGLYCLHHNSRIPFQSAIRVFDDEAMRSYPWGRTAFEVLVDSLKTLSPDGKSYTVSGMKDVLLVWAYESIVCFGEKFGRVVNNEDVPLLRWGGRRTRSSFDTVLSDEIKDHGEVRLRRMVMKESIEEMFPVWSDEPDDPQLVRLVEDIHAGRYVKGFWEVQRDEQGKGNEKKKKKKTKGVSSEAEPSTKKQKKEAAETRKGSSEEEAVLDKATLTNLVSALQNISAKFDAYDFDRNRPVMDEKTLDNVVKAVVQQSLKVLGERKIPDNDAKLSSAGVEKSLSVTSSPRRRSPPEKSDKSPVVEPQAQEEKSVKTPVTEPRQQKKPVKSPEPPQQKEKAVKSPVPPQRKEKAVKSPVPAQQKQQKSVKSPALAETPAKKNSELEKDTVVRRILGDDFNEMISSVFLLQRLLRMLRMVRMPTFQPMDAAYGARPSVLLL; from the exons ATGGATGTTAGTCAAGTCGAACCACGTGATTACCCTCCAAGACTTTACCCTTCTAACCTAGAAGGTAAAGATATCAATCATAATTTCCGTGCAGGACATTTCCCCCACATTAAAGAAACAATAGGACTCGATGTGTGGGAAGAACTGGTGAACTCTCCCATTGGAGTAGTTGCTAGGCTACTTTCACGCGAAAGCATTTGGTCTGGTAGGACCGTACACTATCTGCTATGTAGACAGCTGCGAGTGCATAAAAAGGAGATATGGTCTGTTGTGGCTGATGATGTTATCAGGTTTAGCTTGCTCGAGTTTGGTGAGATCACTGGGTTAAACACAGGTCCATTGCCAACAGAAAGTTTTGAACCTGATCAATACAAAGAGTTTTGGGAGGAGTTGAAGGTGCCGCTTGGGATGGGACCCAAGTATGATGAGCTGAAGGCAGCATTAGAGTTCTGTCCTGGTTGGAGTTTTGAAAAGCGTAAGTGGTTGGGGATGTTATTTCTTCAAGCCATGGGACTGTACTGTTTGCATCACAATTCAAGGATACCCTTTCAAAGTGCAATAAGGGTATTCGACGATGAAGCCATGAGGTCGTATCCATGGGGTCGGACTGCATTCGAAGTTCTTGTTGACTCTCTGAAAACACTGTCTCCAGATGGAAAGTCATACACAGTAAGCGGCATGAAGGACGTTTTATTGGTTTGGGCGTATGAGTCCATCGTCTGTTTCGGTGAGAAGTTTGGGAGAGTGGTCAACAATGAAGACGTTCCTCTTTTGCGATGGGGTGGAAGGCGTACACGTTCAAGTTTTGATACTGTCTTGTCTGACGAAATCAAAGATCATGGCGAG GTCCGTTTGAGGAGAATGGTTATGAAGGAGTCAATTGAAGAGATGTTTCCTGTATGGTCGGATGAACCTGACGACCCACAACTCGTTAGGTTGGTAGAAGACATACACGCAGGTAGATACGTGAAAGGTTTCTGGGAAGTACAGAGGGATGAGCAGGGGAAGgggaatgagaagaagaagaagaagaaaacgaagGGAGTTTCATCAGAAGCTGAGccatcaacaaagaagcagaagaaagaagCTGCTGAAACGAGAAAGGGTTCTAGCGAGGAGGAAGCTGTATTGGACAAAGCGACTCTGACGAATCTTGTGAGTGCTCTGCAGAATATTTCAGCAAAATTTGACGCTTACGATTTTGACCGGAACCGGCCAGTGATGGACGAGAAGACCCTAGATAACGTGGTGAAAGCTGTAGTGCAGCAGAGTCTGAAAGTTTTGGGGGAAAGGAAAATTCCCGACAACGATGCTAAACTCTCCTCCGCCGGCGTAGAAAAATCTTTATCGGTGACATCATCACCTCGTAGGAGGTCGCCACCGGAAAAGTCGGACAAAAGTCCAGTGGTAGAACCGCAGGCCCAGGAGGAGAAGTCTGTAAAAACTCCAGTGACAGAACCGCGGCAGCAGAAAAAGCCTGTCAAAAGTCCAGAGCCGCCGCAGCAGAAAGAGAAGGCTGTCAAAAGTCCGGTGCCGCCGCAGCGGAAGGAGAAGGCTGTCAAAAGTCCGGTGCCGGCGCAGCAGAAACAGCAGAAGTCAGTCAAAAGTCCAGCGTTAGCTGAGACCCCTGCAAAGAAGAATTCGGAGCTTGAGAAGGATACAGTGGTGAGAAGGATTTTGGgtgatgattttaatgaaaTGATTTCATCAGTGTTTCTCCTGCAAAGATTACTAAGGATGCTAAGGATGGTAAGGATGCCAACGTTCCAGCCTATGGACGCGGCTTACGGGgcaaggccaagcgtactgtTACTGTAA